The Hymenobacter swuensis DY53 genome includes the window GTAATCATCGACGCGGTGAAACGTGGCGAACTGCAGGCTTACCGCAACGACTCCCTGACCACTACCTTCTCCTCGAAGGAAGTAATCAGCAACATGTCGTACGCAGAAGCCAGCGCAGGTTTGAGCGACGAGGAAAAAGCCGCCGGTTTCTCCGAAGATACCGGGGATGACTGGGGTGCTCCCGTTAAAAAAGGAGCCAAGGGCAAGGCTGTAGCTAAAAAGGCGCCAGTAGTAGCACCGAGCTACGAGATTCGTCCGAAGGATATGTATCAGATGGAGATGAAAGAGGATATGATTTTCGACAAGAAACGGTCGAGAATGTATCATGATATCAAGTCCATTACGCTGCTTGTTCCTTCTACGCTGAGCTCTAACACTGCCGGTATCGAGAAAACCATTGGGGTGTTCAAATACAGCGACCTAGTTCGCGTATTCCGGGCCAACCCGGATAAGGCTATCTGGTTTAATCCCCAAAACGATGCCCAGCATAAAAACCTTGCTGACGCTTTCGAACTGTGGCTGTTCAACTCATACATTGTGAAGGTATCGAACCCCAGCGACTCGCGTCTGGATGAGATTTATGGTGGTCAGCAGCAAGGTATTCTGGCTTCGCAGCAAGCGGCAGCCGACCTGATCGAGTACGAGTATAACCTGTGGTCGTTCTAATATCACGGACTTGGGCGGATGTATCGGATTAAACGAATTTCGTAGTCGATTCATCTGTCTGATTACACAAAAGAGCCCCAACCTTACGGTTGGGGCTCTTTTGTGTTTGATCACCTCGGTTCATGATATTAAGATTGTTGGGGTTCTTCCTGCTGGCTAAAATAGTTAAGCAGAATGCGGGCTTTGGCTTTTCCAACCTCTTCAATAAGCTGGGCTTCGGTTAGCTCTTTGATCTTTTTGACGGACTTGAACTTGGTCAGGAGCTTATCGGCGGTGACGGGTCCGAGGCCTTTTACGTCGGTCAACTCGGTTTTGAGGGTGGCGGCGTCGCGGCGGGAGCGGTGGAAGGTGATGCCGAAACGGTGGACTTCGTCGCGCATGCGCTGAAACAGGCGGAGCGACTCGCTCTTCTTATCGATATAGAGCGGTAGAGGGTCGTTGGGTACGTAGATTTCCTCTAGGCGTTTGGCAATGCCGATGACGGCCATCTGGCCCCACAGGTTGAGGTCTTTGAGCGCCTTTACGGCCATGCTGAGTTGGCCCTTGCCACCATCCACAATAACCAGCTGCGGCAAGCTGGCTCCTTCATCTACCAAACGGCGGTAG containing:
- the porN gene encoding type IX secretion system ring subunit PorN/GldN codes for the protein MNKFLSFAALTAGLTLSVAASAQEQATTASSNGSYRPIPNSDIMFRKTIWRAIDLREKQNKPMFAEGKEISRVIIDAVKRGELQAYRNDSLTTTFSSKEVISNMSYAEASAGLSDEEKAAGFSEDTGDDWGAPVKKGAKGKAVAKKAPVVAPSYEIRPKDMYQMEMKEDMIFDKKRSRMYHDIKSITLLVPSTLSSNTAGIEKTIGVFKYSDLVRVFRANPDKAIWFNPQNDAQHKNLADAFELWLFNSYIVKVSNPSDSRLDEIYGGQQQGILASQQAAADLIEYEYNLWSF